In Aliamphritea ceti, a single window of DNA contains:
- a CDS encoding LysR family transcriptional regulator: MDTVLLKTFLEVTHARNFGKASETLCVAPSTVSARIRQLEEILGLSLFIRNHQQVSLTPAGEHMVRHARFILNAWERAYEDIALSANLNKRLVVAGTPSLWDIFLQDWLNDVHIKMPELALRAEDSTTLRVMEKLERGSIDIGFIYEQPKLANLVIEELKSIPLQLVSTQPGLNADQATSSGYIRVEWGSVFNSLHERYFPQRPLAPVRVNSMRIALKLMLNCGGSAYLPTITTAERINNGELFIVEDAPRLEMKAYAAYSPHGEHHDLIKQLLTML, translated from the coding sequence ATGGATACAGTTTTACTGAAAACCTTTCTTGAGGTCACACATGCCAGAAACTTCGGCAAAGCCTCGGAAACATTGTGCGTTGCACCATCTACGGTCAGTGCCCGCATCCGACAACTTGAAGAAATACTCGGCCTAAGCCTGTTTATCCGTAACCATCAACAGGTAAGTTTGACCCCTGCCGGTGAGCACATGGTGCGTCATGCACGCTTCATTCTGAATGCATGGGAACGTGCTTATGAAGATATTGCGCTAAGTGCCAATCTGAATAAAAGGCTCGTAGTCGCAGGCACACCCAGCCTCTGGGATATATTTTTACAGGACTGGTTAAACGACGTGCACATCAAAATGCCTGAGCTCGCTCTGCGGGCAGAAGACAGCACCACACTTAGAGTGATGGAAAAACTTGAAAGAGGCTCAATTGATATCGGTTTTATTTACGAACAGCCAAAACTGGCCAATCTGGTCATCGAGGAGCTGAAATCAATTCCATTACAGCTGGTTTCAACCCAGCCCGGCTTAAATGCAGACCAGGCGACCTCCAGTGGCTATATCCGTGTTGAGTGGGGAAGTGTATTTAATTCATTGCACGAGCGGTATTTTCCACAGCGTCCTCTCGCACCGGTGCGCGTCAACAGTATGCGCATTGCACTGAAACTGATGCTGAACTGCGGTGGGTCAGCATATTTACCGACCATCACTACCGCTGAACGTATTAATAACGGCGAGCTGTTTATTGTTGAAGACGCCCCCCGGCTCGAAATGAAAGCTTATGCTGCTTACTCACCTCACGGAGAGCACCATGATCTGATCAAACAACTTCTGACTATGTTGTGA
- a CDS encoding methyl-accepting chemotaxis protein yields MFFFKKSNQDDSSAEEANNHNALVVDAINRSMASVEFTPAGKIITANPNFLAVTGYELQELVDRHHRIFCEAEYSNSKEYLDFWHRLNNGEFIESRFRRISKNGEILWLQATYNPVFDDVGKLVKIIKFASDITDVVVFETELKEKLNALNRSAAIIEFQPDGCITECNDNFLATVGYRKSEIIGKHHRIFCESDYVDSDEYRDFWERLNQGEYFRGRFKRLTKSGNILWLEATYNPVYNSAGELCSVVKFASDITRRTLQTDAERESARIAYRISGETMRTAEEGGVVINQAVEEMVNIAESVKTSSSYIENLNKQSIEISSIINTIQEIANQTNLLALNAAIEAARAGDQGRGFAVVADEVRGLSTRTSELVAEISTMITNIQQSTSMASGSMEKCLVKACHGVELANQTGDVITQIQQGASEVVNAIDQFSNTLQD; encoded by the coding sequence ATGTTTTTTTTCAAAAAATCTAATCAGGATGATTCCTCTGCCGAGGAGGCTAATAACCATAATGCCCTGGTTGTTGATGCTATTAACCGCTCCATGGCGTCTGTTGAGTTTACTCCCGCAGGTAAGATAATCACTGCAAATCCAAACTTTTTGGCTGTAACCGGCTATGAATTACAAGAGTTGGTGGACCGGCATCACCGGATTTTTTGTGAGGCTGAATACAGTAACAGTAAAGAGTATCTGGATTTCTGGCACCGCTTAAACAATGGTGAGTTTATTGAGAGCCGCTTTCGACGTATCAGTAAAAACGGTGAGATTTTATGGCTGCAGGCTACCTATAATCCTGTCTTTGATGATGTAGGTAAGCTGGTTAAAATCATTAAATTTGCCTCTGATATCACTGATGTTGTGGTTTTTGAAACAGAGTTGAAGGAAAAGCTAAATGCACTTAACCGTTCAGCTGCCATTATTGAGTTTCAGCCTGATGGTTGTATTACAGAGTGCAATGATAACTTTCTGGCGACGGTTGGTTACCGGAAAAGCGAAATTATCGGTAAGCATCATCGGATATTCTGTGAATCTGATTATGTTGATTCAGATGAATATCGTGATTTTTGGGAAAGGCTGAATCAGGGGGAGTATTTTCGTGGACGTTTTAAGCGTTTAACAAAGTCAGGGAATATTCTTTGGTTAGAAGCGACGTATAACCCGGTTTATAACAGTGCGGGTGAATTGTGCAGCGTTGTAAAGTTTGCCTCAGATATTACCCGCCGTACTTTGCAGACGGACGCAGAGCGGGAAAGTGCCCGAATTGCTTACCGCATTTCAGGTGAGACGATGCGAACTGCTGAAGAAGGTGGTGTTGTTATTAATCAGGCAGTAGAGGAGATGGTTAATATTGCTGAGTCTGTCAAAACGTCTTCATCGTATATAGAAAACCTGAATAAGCAGTCGATTGAAATTAGCTCGATTATTAATACTATTCAGGAGATTGCTAATCAGACAAATTTGCTGGCGTTGAACGCAGCAATAGAAGCTGCAAGAGCCGGTGATCAGGGTCGTGGTTTTGCAGTTGTGGCTGATGAAGTGAGAGGCTTGTCGACACGCACATCTGAATTAGTCGCTGAAATATCGACAATGATCACTAATATTCAGCAATCTACATCAATGGCTTCAGGAAGCATGGAAAAATGCCTGGTTAAAGCCTGCCATGGTGTAGAGCTGGCTAACCAGACTGGCGATGTGATTACCCAGATTCAGCAAGGCGCCAGTGAAGTTGTCAACGCGATTGATCAGTTTTCGAATACTCTGCAGGACTGA
- the fba gene encoding class II fructose-bisphosphate aldolase (catalyzes the reversible aldol condensation of dihydroxyacetonephosphate and glyceraldehyde 3-phosphate in the Calvin cycle, glycolysis, and/or gluconeogenesis): MALISMRQLLDHAAENGYGIPAYNVNNLEQMRAIMEAASKTDSPVIVQASAGARKYAGSNFLRHMILAAIAEFPHIPVCMHQDHGTSPAICQRSIAMGFSSVMMDGSLMSDGKTPSSYEYNVDVTRRTVEMAHACGVSVEGELGCLGSLETGQAGEEDGVGAEGTLSQEQMLTDPEEAADFVSKTAVDALAIACGTSHGAYKFTRPPTGDILAIDRIRAIHERIPNTHLVMHGSSSVPQEWLAVINEFGGEIPETYGVPVEQIVEGIKHGVRKVNIDTDLRLASTGAVRRFMAENPSEFDPRKFLKATMVAMSDICIDRYEAFGAAGQASKLTAISLEDMADKYSTGEM; the protein is encoded by the coding sequence ATGGCTCTTATCAGTATGCGTCAGCTGCTGGATCACGCAGCAGAAAATGGCTACGGCATTCCAGCTTATAATGTAAACAACCTGGAGCAGATGCGCGCCATTATGGAAGCGGCGAGCAAAACTGATTCACCGGTTATTGTGCAGGCATCCGCCGGCGCACGTAAGTACGCCGGCTCTAACTTCCTGCGTCATATGATTTTGGCTGCAATCGCTGAATTCCCACATATCCCTGTATGTATGCATCAGGATCACGGTACTTCACCGGCTATTTGTCAGCGCTCTATCGCGATGGGTTTCTCATCAGTAATGATGGACGGTTCCCTGATGAGCGATGGTAAAACACCTTCAAGCTACGAATATAACGTTGATGTTACCCGTCGTACTGTTGAAATGGCGCATGCTTGCGGTGTTTCTGTAGAAGGCGAGCTGGGTTGCCTGGGATCTCTGGAAACAGGTCAGGCTGGCGAAGAAGATGGTGTTGGTGCTGAAGGTACTCTGTCTCAGGAACAAATGCTGACAGATCCGGAAGAAGCTGCTGACTTTGTAAGCAAAACTGCGGTTGATGCGCTGGCAATTGCCTGCGGTACATCTCACGGTGCTTATAAGTTCACTCGTCCACCTACCGGTGACATTCTGGCTATTGACCGAATTCGTGCGATTCACGAACGTATTCCTAACACCCACCTGGTTATGCACGGTTCTTCTTCTGTGCCACAGGAATGGTTGGCAGTTATTAATGAGTTCGGTGGCGAGATTCCGGAAACTTACGGTGTGCCGGTTGAGCAGATCGTTGAAGGCATTAAGCACGGCGTACGTAAAGTAAACATTGATACTGATCTGCGTCTGGCATCTACCGGTGCAGTACGTCGTTTCATGGCAGAAAATCCTTCTGAATTTGATCCGCGTAAATTCCTTAAAGCAACTATGGTTGCGATGAGCGATATCTGTATTGATCGTTATGAGGCCTTTGGAGCAGCTGGTCAGGCAAGCAAGTTGACTGCTATTTCTCTGGAAGATATGGCTGATAAATACAGCACAGGTGAGATGTAA
- a CDS encoding phosphoglycerate kinase, with product MSVLKMTDLELRGKRVLIREDLNVPIKDGIVTSDARIRASLPTIKHALEAGAKVMVMSHLGRPTEGEFDAASSLAPVAAHLSELLSREVPLISDWLNGGFEVAEGDLVLLENVRFNKGEKKDDEALSQQMAALCDVYVMDAFGTAHRAQASTHGVAKFASVACAGPLLAGELDALAKALDNPARPMAAIVGGSKVSTKLTVLESLSDKVDQLIVGGGIANTFLAAAGKPVGKSLCEHDLIGTAKALMEKVKIPLPVDVVVAKEFSESAAAEIKSVDDVAEDDMILDIGPESAAQLAALLADAGTIIWNGPVGVFEFDQFGDGTKVLSAAIAANKGFSIAGGGDTLAAVDKYAIADQVSYISTGGGAFLEFVEGKVLPAVAMLESRA from the coding sequence ATGAGCGTACTGAAAATGACTGATCTGGAACTGCGCGGTAAGCGGGTTCTGATTCGTGAAGACTTAAACGTGCCGATTAAAGACGGCATAGTGACTAGTGATGCCCGTATCCGCGCATCTTTGCCAACTATTAAGCACGCGCTTGAAGCGGGTGCCAAGGTAATGGTGATGTCTCATCTGGGTCGTCCGACTGAAGGTGAGTTTGATGCTGCCAGTTCACTGGCACCGGTTGCTGCTCATTTGTCTGAGCTGTTGTCCCGTGAAGTACCGCTGATCAGTGACTGGTTAAACGGTGGCTTTGAAGTGGCGGAAGGCGATCTGGTATTGCTGGAAAATGTACGCTTCAATAAAGGCGAAAAGAAAGACGACGAAGCACTGTCTCAGCAGATGGCTGCTTTGTGCGATGTTTACGTGATGGATGCTTTTGGTACGGCACACCGTGCCCAGGCGTCTACTCATGGTGTTGCTAAATTTGCATCAGTAGCCTGTGCAGGCCCGTTACTGGCAGGCGAGTTGGATGCGCTGGCTAAAGCGCTGGATAATCCTGCCCGCCCAATGGCAGCGATTGTTGGTGGCTCTAAAGTATCGACCAAGCTGACTGTTCTGGAATCTTTGTCTGATAAAGTTGATCAGTTAATTGTTGGTGGTGGTATTGCGAATACTTTTCTGGCAGCTGCTGGTAAGCCAGTCGGTAAGTCACTGTGCGAACATGATCTGATTGGTACCGCTAAGGCATTGATGGAAAAAGTAAAGATTCCTCTGCCTGTCGATGTAGTAGTAGCAAAAGAGTTTTCTGAGTCAGCGGCTGCTGAAATCAAGTCGGTTGATGATGTTGCTGAAGACGATATGATTCTGGACATTGGTCCTGAATCTGCTGCCCAGCTGGCAGCGTTGCTGGCAGATGCCGGGACTATCATTTGGAACGGTCCGGTTGGCGTATTTGAATTTGATCAGTTTGGTGATGGTACTAAAGTATTGTCGGCTGCTATTGCGGCAAACAAAGGCTTTTCGATAGCAGGCGGTGGTGACACTTTGGCAGCTGTTGATAAGTATGCGATTGCTGATCAGGTATCCTATATTTCTACCGGCGGTGGTGCTTTCCTCGAGTTTGTTGAAGGTAAAGTGCTGCCAGCGGTTGCGATGCTGGAAAGCCGCGCGTAA